A portion of the Adhaeribacter radiodurans genome contains these proteins:
- a CDS encoding gliding motility-associated C-terminal domain-containing protein translates to MAQNCAVKPDATLTDVRTISQPLVKPFVNCTNSSTAGYTLQVENASLTKEANTSYTINWGDGTPVENFTDFSARKAHTYVLRGTYSLRFTARINDCTEEKVYTVFHGSVPNVGLSFKDTDECAPANFMFDITQTELNEPSTRYTLDFGDGTVITFDQDDPKRFYHTYNTPSKGKTLGYTVTVTASNACKTTNRTGSGIYVSNGPTPDFKLEPGPLACVNSPVTLTDISDYGYNATDPDLKQFERQWTIEPATGWAYAPGYNDKSEKPIINFTQKGNYTISINLAPLEGTDPKCKGGTVSKNIEIISSPIASFNTTLTPLTGCAATVSISNTSQADAATYQWTVTPAAGVTTLNGTSLTSKDPVFKFANAGNYTIHLSATNICGTSTAPPQTVAIKNIPTVTLPGAQSYCGSPTIAFSSTNTAHKPIYNFNNTTPISYEWTVAGPAGGAEFTTSNGSTLANPTIQFDQPGVYTVVIKVTNECGISSQATQKITINAIPTAPEVSDASICINSAATLTTTATGSVEWWSAATNGTKLKTGNSYTTPVYSTAGTYTVYVVTIVNGCPSPREPVLITVNPAIDPKTIAGNPAVCEGSSPDLVTGVAATGGGNIITYLWESSTTSATTGFTPAIGKDNSPNNQQNFQPGILMVPTWFRRKAIASPCATATSNTIFTNVNPLPAAPVVPVNPRVCLGSSATLLANPVSGVTFTWYDENGTILLNNSANSNSYTTASFTREGTFTYYVTSTSSANCVNSTRTKVTVQVLPPVTNNRITIEQPAICAGETPGLINSAIQPDGGDGYGNFTYLWQSKTDRDSDWKTAANGTDPRYANNQESYQPTAITRTTTFRRLIISGSCAAPNYSNEIVIEVIPSSLAPDVALVEPICAGETAQLQVTSRGGIYEWFASETSNEVIFTGTTFFTPALSAATTYYVHNRTTSCVSPRTPVLVTVNPIISQNIITPVPATCADGTSNPLIGTEPTGGAGIGTYTYRWESRTEFTSFTPISGDLTFSKDKKDYSPGNLNENTWFRRIVRSGPCENVSAEIKVEVLPVITGNTIASTSGIEFCKGEINTNLIGTGIISGGNNQYTYIWESSTDAFRTNSTIVAQGQSPALAEYTPQNLTQNTWYRRKITSGPCLVNISNVIEIKVNPLPAAPVVAPIAPICQGSSATFTVNLVNGVTFTVFDEAGNSIPTNTAGGNRFTTPALTVAKTYTYYVLATNSSNCKSTRTPVSIQVLAPLANFNISQPNPVCTGERPVEITSTDNPTGGNNSFAFIWESKAIDEQEFKTVTTSGSNPNYQPPNLTKTTYFRRKITSGTCSEYSNVVEVKVNETIVNNLNASNQEICEEVRPGKITGLPASGGDGVTYTYLWESSRDNNLYSAATTIPGGSNAQLDFEPTMLPQGNTWFRRKVTSGACTSFSAPILIRVNAAISNNTINLTGNAANCLNTKPSPIQGSVPGGGTGTPTYIWQGSTNGITFINAPQSNTLKDYSPTTLTQTTWFRRIVFNLACLPDTSNVVKVDVYQPVTNNIITTPNQEICLGSEAATLLASVPEKGDGQYIYSWESSRDNINFTTANNTTTNPTEKDYAPGSLAKGVWYFRRWVTAGPCAAVVSQTIKITVNEVIAGNFVTANQTIRTGDKPAALTGTKPKGGNGTFTYRWESSLDNQTFSTAPGSALQQTYAPAALTKTTWFRRVALSGSCELISNVVEITVTQAITNNLISANQTICYNAVPATLTGSIPSGGDEDFTYLWEYSTTGLASDFVTAPNQAQTKDYQANNLKETTWFRRKVSSAGNTHISNVIKITVAEPLSANSISGAQTICYGNTPALLTGSAVSGGSTQPVYLWEISTDGTNFLTAPGTNNQPIYSPGALTRDTWFRRLVSSGGCANLASNTVQVKVIPLLNLASINPVTICPGSSATLTIPSNNYKIEWFETVTSPSPIYTGATFITPALNAEHTYYVQAVNQGCAGERVPVKVLLQTPAADAGSDITIAAGKSIELAGKGGVTYQWSPAEGLSNPNIANPIASPKQTTRYTLTITTAEGCTANDEVVVALLPGISVPNGFTPNNDGMNDTWEIANIEKYPDCQVTIFNRWGTQLYSSTGYKQPWDGTYNQQHLPVATYYYTIILKPGEKPVSGSLTIIK, encoded by the coding sequence ATGGCTCAGAATTGTGCCGTTAAGCCCGATGCTACTTTAACAGATGTTAGAACCATTAGTCAGCCATTAGTAAAGCCATTTGTAAACTGTACGAACTCTTCTACTGCGGGCTACACCTTACAAGTAGAAAATGCTTCTTTAACCAAAGAAGCTAATACCTCTTATACTATTAATTGGGGCGACGGTACCCCCGTAGAGAACTTTACAGATTTTAGCGCCAGAAAAGCGCATACGTATGTTCTAAGGGGTACCTATAGTTTAAGATTTACCGCACGTATAAATGATTGTACCGAAGAGAAAGTTTATACGGTTTTTCATGGCAGTGTACCTAACGTTGGGTTGAGTTTTAAAGATACAGATGAATGTGCCCCGGCTAATTTTATGTTTGATATTACGCAAACAGAATTAAATGAGCCTTCTACCCGGTATACCTTAGACTTTGGCGATGGCACCGTTATCACCTTCGACCAGGATGATCCTAAAAGATTTTACCATACGTATAACACTCCATCTAAGGGAAAAACCCTTGGTTATACCGTAACCGTTACGGCCTCTAATGCCTGTAAAACCACTAACCGCACCGGTAGTGGAATTTATGTTTCGAATGGACCTACACCGGATTTTAAATTAGAACCAGGTCCGTTAGCTTGTGTTAACAGCCCTGTTACCCTGACGGATATTTCTGATTATGGTTATAATGCTACGGATCCCGATTTAAAGCAGTTTGAACGGCAATGGACCATTGAACCGGCCACCGGTTGGGCCTACGCGCCAGGCTACAACGATAAATCAGAAAAGCCCATTATTAATTTTACGCAAAAAGGTAATTATACCATATCTATCAATTTAGCTCCTTTAGAAGGTACTGATCCAAAATGTAAAGGTGGTACTGTTTCTAAAAATATAGAAATTATATCGAGCCCCATTGCTTCTTTCAATACTACTCTAACTCCTTTAACGGGCTGTGCGGCTACAGTTAGTATTAGCAATACATCACAAGCAGATGCCGCTACTTATCAATGGACTGTTACTCCTGCGGCGGGCGTAACAACCCTCAATGGTACTTCGCTTACTTCTAAAGATCCGGTTTTTAAATTTGCCAATGCGGGAAATTATACTATTCATCTAAGTGCTACCAACATTTGCGGCACCTCTACGGCTCCGCCTCAAACAGTAGCTATAAAAAACATTCCTACAGTTACCTTACCTGGTGCCCAATCCTACTGTGGTTCACCAACAATTGCTTTTAGCTCTACTAATACAGCTCACAAACCAATCTATAATTTTAATAACACGACTCCAATATCTTACGAATGGACAGTAGCCGGCCCGGCTGGTGGAGCCGAATTTACTACTAGCAATGGTTCCACTTTAGCTAACCCTACTATTCAGTTTGATCAACCGGGAGTATATACGGTGGTTATTAAAGTAACAAATGAGTGCGGTATTTCTTCTCAGGCCACCCAAAAAATAACTATTAATGCCATTCCCACCGCACCGGAAGTATCAGATGCTTCTATTTGTATTAATTCGGCAGCTACCCTTACAACTACTGCTACAGGTTCAGTGGAATGGTGGTCTGCGGCTACTAACGGTACTAAACTTAAAACAGGAAATTCTTATACTACGCCGGTCTATAGTACAGCCGGCACGTACACCGTGTATGTAGTAACAATTGTTAATGGTTGCCCCAGCCCCCGTGAGCCGGTACTAATAACAGTTAATCCAGCCATTGATCCCAAAACAATTGCGGGTAACCCGGCAGTATGCGAGGGTAGCTCTCCGGATTTAGTAACGGGTGTGGCGGCTACCGGTGGTGGAAATATTATCACCTATTTATGGGAAAGCAGCACGACCAGTGCAACTACCGGTTTTACTCCAGCCATTGGCAAAGACAATAGCCCCAACAACCAGCAAAATTTTCAGCCCGGCATTTTAATGGTACCTACCTGGTTTCGCCGGAAAGCAATTGCTTCGCCTTGTGCAACGGCTACCAGTAATACTATATTCACCAACGTTAACCCGCTGCCAGCGGCTCCTGTAGTGCCTGTTAATCCACGGGTTTGCTTAGGAAGTTCGGCTACCTTATTGGCTAATCCTGTAAGTGGCGTTACATTTACCTGGTACGATGAAAATGGAACAATTTTATTAAATAACTCTGCGAATAGTAACTCATATACTACCGCTTCGTTTACCCGCGAAGGCACTTTTACTTATTATGTAACCAGTACCAGCAGTGCCAACTGTGTTAATAGTACCCGAACTAAAGTTACTGTACAAGTACTGCCACCAGTTACCAATAACCGCATTACAATTGAACAACCAGCCATTTGCGCCGGCGAAACACCTGGCTTGATAAATAGCGCTATACAACCAGATGGAGGCGATGGTTATGGCAATTTCACGTATTTATGGCAAAGTAAAACCGACCGGGATTCGGATTGGAAAACTGCCGCTAACGGCACAGATCCAAGATATGCTAATAACCAGGAAAGCTACCAACCTACGGCAATTACCCGTACTACTACTTTCCGGCGGTTAATTATTTCTGGTTCCTGCGCCGCGCCCAACTACAGCAACGAAATAGTTATTGAGGTTATTCCGTCGTCGTTAGCTCCCGACGTTGCTCTTGTAGAACCTATTTGTGCCGGAGAAACGGCGCAATTACAAGTTACTTCCAGAGGGGGCATTTACGAGTGGTTTGCCTCAGAAACCAGCAACGAAGTAATTTTTACCGGAACGACTTTCTTTACACCGGCTTTATCGGCTGCTACAACTTATTACGTACATAACCGAACTACCAGTTGTGTAAGTCCCCGCACTCCAGTACTTGTTACCGTAAACCCGATTATATCTCAAAATATCATTACTCCTGTTCCTGCTACTTGTGCTGATGGCACTTCTAATCCGCTTATAGGTACCGAACCAACGGGCGGCGCCGGTATTGGCACCTACACCTATCGTTGGGAAAGCCGGACCGAATTTACTTCCTTCACCCCTATTAGCGGAGATTTAACTTTCTCGAAAGATAAAAAGGATTATTCTCCCGGGAATTTAAATGAAAATACCTGGTTCCGGAGAATTGTACGCTCCGGCCCTTGCGAAAATGTTTCAGCAGAAATAAAAGTAGAAGTGCTGCCTGTTATTACAGGCAATACAATAGCTTCTACAAGCGGAATTGAATTTTGTAAGGGAGAAATAAACACAAATTTAATTGGAACCGGAATAATTAGCGGCGGAAATAACCAATATACGTATATCTGGGAGAGCAGTACCGATGCGTTTCGGACAAACTCAACCATCGTGGCGCAAGGTCAAAGTCCGGCCTTAGCGGAGTATACACCTCAAAATTTAACCCAGAATACTTGGTACCGCCGGAAGATAACTTCCGGTCCTTGTTTAGTAAATATCAGTAATGTTATTGAAATAAAAGTAAATCCCCTGCCGGCTGCTCCGGTAGTTGCCCCAATTGCTCCTATATGCCAGGGTAGCTCTGCTACTTTTACCGTAAATTTAGTAAATGGCGTTACGTTTACGGTTTTCGATGAAGCCGGCAACAGCATTCCTACCAATACTGCTGGGGGCAATCGTTTTACAACTCCTGCTTTAACTGTAGCTAAAACCTATACATATTACGTTTTGGCCACCAATAGTAGTAATTGTAAAAGCACCCGCACTCCGGTAAGCATTCAGGTTTTAGCCCCATTAGCAAATTTTAATATTTCGCAACCTAATCCGGTGTGTACCGGCGAACGCCCAGTTGAAATAACTAGCACCGATAATCCAACAGGTGGAAATAATTCTTTCGCCTTCATTTGGGAAAGTAAAGCCATAGATGAGCAGGAATTTAAGACCGTAACTACTTCTGGTAGTAATCCCAACTATCAACCGCCCAACTTAACTAAAACTACTTACTTCCGTCGCAAAATCACTTCTGGTACCTGTTCTGAATACAGCAACGTAGTAGAAGTTAAAGTTAATGAAACCATTGTTAACAATTTAAATGCCTCTAACCAGGAGATTTGCGAAGAGGTTCGTCCGGGTAAAATCACTGGTTTGCCGGCCTCTGGTGGTGACGGAGTTACCTATACTTATTTATGGGAAAGCAGCCGAGATAATAACCTTTATTCGGCAGCAACAACAATCCCGGGCGGCTCAAACGCCCAGTTAGACTTTGAACCAACTATGCTGCCGCAAGGGAATACCTGGTTCCGGCGCAAAGTAACCTCGGGAGCATGTACCAGCTTTAGTGCCCCCATCCTTATAAGAGTAAATGCAGCTATTTCCAATAATACCATAAATTTAACCGGAAATGCGGCCAATTGTTTAAATACTAAACCCAGCCCAATTCAGGGTTCTGTTCCGGGTGGCGGTACGGGTACTCCAACGTATATTTGGCAAGGCAGTACTAATGGAATTACCTTTATTAATGCTCCTCAATCTAACACGCTTAAAGATTACTCACCCACTACTTTAACTCAAACAACCTGGTTCCGGCGGATTGTGTTTAATTTGGCCTGTTTACCAGATACAAGCAACGTAGTAAAGGTAGATGTTTATCAACCGGTAACTAATAACATTATTACTACTCCGAACCAGGAAATTTGCCTGGGCAGTGAGGCAGCCACGCTCCTTGCCTCTGTTCCGGAAAAAGGTGATGGACAATACATTTATAGTTGGGAAAGCAGCAGGGATAATATAAACTTTACTACGGCTAATAACACCACCACCAACCCTACTGAAAAAGATTATGCTCCAGGTTCTTTAGCAAAAGGAGTTTGGTACTTCCGGCGCTGGGTTACTGCTGGCCCATGCGCGGCAGTTGTAAGCCAAACAATTAAAATAACGGTAAATGAGGTAATAGCCGGAAATTTTGTTACCGCAAATCAAACCATTCGTACTGGCGACAAACCGGCTGCGCTGACCGGTACTAAACCCAAAGGTGGCAATGGGACTTTTACTTATCGCTGGGAAAGCAGTTTAGATAATCAAACTTTTTCTACTGCCCCAGGTAGTGCTTTGCAACAAACCTATGCCCCGGCTGCTTTAACTAAAACTACCTGGTTCCGGCGGGTAGCTCTGTCGGGTAGCTGCGAATTAATAAGTAACGTGGTTGAGATAACGGTTACTCAGGCAATTACTAATAATCTTATTTCGGCCAATCAAACCATTTGCTACAATGCCGTGCCGGCTACCTTAACGGGCTCGATTCCGAGTGGTGGGGACGAAGACTTTACTTACCTCTGGGAGTATAGTACTACCGGTTTAGCTTCTGATTTTGTAACAGCGCCCAACCAGGCCCAAACGAAGGACTATCAAGCTAATAATTTAAAAGAAACTACCTGGTTCCGGCGTAAGGTAAGTTCGGCCGGTAACACGCATATATCTAATGTTATTAAAATTACGGTAGCGGAACCCTTATCAGCAAATTCTATTTCCGGGGCACAAACAATTTGCTACGGCAATACACCTGCTCTTCTAACAGGCTCGGCTGTTTCGGGTGGTAGTACTCAACCCGTTTACCTCTGGGAAATCAGCACCGATGGAACCAACTTTTTAACCGCTCCGGGTACTAATAACCAACCTATTTACTCACCTGGTGCTTTAACCCGTGATACCTGGTTCCGGAGATTAGTAAGTTCAGGTGGTTGCGCTAACCTGGCTAGTAATACTGTACAGGTAAAAGTAATTCCATTATTAAATTTAGCTTCCATTAATCCGGTAACTATCTGTCCGGGTAGCAGTGCAACTTTAACAATACCGAGCAATAATTACAAAATTGAATGGTTTGAAACGGTAACCAGCCCTAGCCCAATTTATACTGGTGCTACTTTTATCACACCTGCTCTAAATGCCGAACACACTTATTATGTCCAGGCCGTAAACCAAGGTTGCGCGGGCGAACGGGTTCCGGTAAAAGTTTTATTACAAACACCTGCGGCAGATGCGGGTTCTGATATAACTATTGCAGCCGGTAAATCTATTGAACTAGCCGGAAAAGGTGGAGTAACGTACCAGTGGTCTCCAGCCGAAGGATTAAGTAATCCCAATATTGCCAACCCTATTGCTTCTCCGAAACAAACAACCCGCTATACTTTAACTATTACCACTGCTGAGGGTTGTACAGCTAACGACGAAGTAGTAGTTGCTCTGTTGCCCGGTATTTCTGTTCCGAATGGCTTTACCCCCAATAACGACGGAATGAACGATACCTGGGAAATTGCCAACATCGAAAAGTATCCGGATTGCCAGGTTACAATATTTAACCGTTGGGGTACCCAATTATATTCTTCAACGGGTTACAAACAACCTTGGGATGGCACCTACAACCAGCAACATTTACCTGTAGCTACTTACTATTACACTATTATCCTGAAACCGGGAGAAAAACCGGTATCGGGTAGCCTAACCATTATCAAATAA
- a CDS encoding PorP/SprF family type IX secretion system membrane protein — protein sequence MKIVYTFALMALLAGSLKAQQQPHFSQYMINNYILNPAISGIEDYTDVKSGFRRQWMGLEGAPLTYYTSAHMPLNKTDITVSALRNKDRRIKRIGLHQKARPHHGIGVIAQVDKTGPLKSTSFNASYAYHIPFTNKIKLSAGISGGTIKYRLNTNEVFLANQNDPTLYDNDISRLKFNLSVGLWLYSQRFYLGLAGNQLLRNNRDFETNGQYSGPGSLQKHYVLTGGVRFDVAPTIAIVPSVQVNVAFPSPASYDFNLKAIYSDRFWVGSSYRHGDAFAGLAGVNISPILDLGYSYDVTTSELSSSNAGSHEIVIGFKLQNRGKVICPIWMW from the coding sequence ATGAAAATAGTCTATACTTTCGCATTGATGGCTTTATTGGCAGGCAGTTTAAAAGCACAGCAACAGCCGCACTTTAGCCAGTACATGATTAATAATTATATTCTAAATCCGGCCATCTCCGGCATTGAAGATTATACCGATGTAAAATCGGGGTTTCGCAGGCAATGGATGGGTTTGGAAGGCGCACCACTTACTTATTATACGAGTGCCCACATGCCGTTAAATAAAACGGATATAACGGTTTCTGCTTTACGCAATAAAGACCGTCGGATTAAAAGAATTGGCTTACACCAAAAAGCCCGACCGCACCATGGTATTGGGGTTATAGCGCAGGTTGATAAAACCGGACCATTAAAAAGTACCTCGTTTAATGCCAGTTACGCCTACCACATACCATTTACCAACAAAATTAAACTTTCGGCGGGTATTTCTGGTGGCACAATTAAATACCGGTTAAATACGAACGAAGTGTTTCTGGCAAACCAAAACGACCCAACTTTGTACGATAATGATATTAGCCGGCTTAAATTTAATTTAAGCGTAGGTCTTTGGTTGTATTCTCAGCGTTTTTACCTGGGTTTAGCGGGTAATCAGTTGTTGCGCAACAACCGGGACTTTGAAACCAACGGTCAATATAGTGGCCCCGGCTCCCTGCAAAAGCATTATGTTCTTACCGGTGGGGTCCGATTTGATGTTGCGCCGACAATTGCTATAGTACCATCGGTGCAGGTAAATGTAGCGTTTCCTAGCCCGGCTTCTTACGATTTTAATTTAAAGGCCATTTACAGCGACCGTTTCTGGGTAGGCAGTTCTTACCGCCACGGCGATGCCTTTGCGGGTTTAGCCGGGGTAAATATAAGTCCGATTTTAGATTTAGGTTATTCGTACGATGTAACTACTTCGGAGCTAAGCAGTAGCAACGCCGGCAGCCACGAAATTGTAATAGGTTTTAAACTGCAAAACCGGGGTAAAGTCATCTGCCCCATTTGGATGTGGTAA
- a CDS encoding GNAT family N-acetyltransferase — protein sequence MLVVKVCKSFPELTPLELYNLLRLRSEVFVVEQNCIFLEMDNKDQTCHHLLLYQNNQLAACARLLPPGLYYEQISIGRIVTSLQARGTGLGKKLVSTAIKECYRLFGTGPIKIGAQLYAKAFYEKFGFTQTGEIYDEDGIDHIHMIKP from the coding sequence ATGTTAGTAGTAAAAGTTTGTAAATCTTTCCCTGAACTCACTCCTCTTGAATTGTACAATTTACTGCGCCTCCGGAGCGAAGTTTTTGTGGTAGAGCAAAATTGTATTTTCCTGGAAATGGATAACAAAGACCAAACATGCCATCACTTACTGCTCTACCAAAATAACCAATTAGCAGCCTGTGCCCGTTTGCTGCCACCGGGTTTATATTACGAGCAAATTTCGATTGGCCGGATTGTAACCAGCTTGCAAGCGAGAGGCACCGGATTAGGCAAAAAATTAGTAAGTACGGCTATTAAAGAATGTTACCGGTTATTTGGCACCGGCCCGATTAAAATTGGGGCTCAACTTTATGCCAAAGCTTTTTACGAAAAATTTGGTTTTACCCAGACCGGCGAGATTTACGACGAAGATGGCATTGACCATATTCACATGATTAAACCTTGA
- a CDS encoding DUF3820 family protein produces the protein MPETQPNSEILLDLVRLKMPFGKYKGTLLCDLPISYLEWFHKEGFPPGKLGMQLSTIYEIKMNGLMYLLEPIKKLLDRR, from the coding sequence ATGCCTGAAACACAACCCAACTCCGAAATATTATTGGACTTGGTCCGCCTGAAAATGCCTTTCGGTAAATACAAAGGTACGCTGCTCTGCGACTTACCCATCTCGTACCTGGAGTGGTTTCACAAAGAAGGCTTTCCACCGGGCAAATTAGGTATGCAATTAAGTACCATTTACGAGATAAAAATGAATGGCTTAATGTATTTACTGGAGCCAATTAAAAAGCTATTAGATCGCCGGTAA